The Glutamicibacter mishrai DNA window TCCAGGCGCTGCACCAGTTCGCTGGCTGCCGCGCGCTCCTTGCGCGCGTCGAGCAGTCCCAGCCGGCGGCCGAGTTTGCGCAGGCTCGCGGCAGCGATATTCTCGCGCACGGTATTGCGCAGGAAGATGCCATCCTGATGCCGGTTCGAGGGGACGTAGGCGCCGGCGCGGGCGGCGAAGTCCGCGGCGGATTTCACCGGGTGGCCATGCAATAGCGCGGTTCCGGCGTGTGGTTGGTTCCCGGTCACCGCATCGGCGAGCACCTCGATCCCCGATCCCACCAGGCCGGTCACAGCCACGATTTCCCCGGGCGCCACCGAAAGATTGATGTCGCTCAGCTTCCCGGCGACCGACAGGTTCGAGAGCTCAAGGGCAGGCTCCCCCTGCTGTGCGGGTGCCTCGCGCTTCTGATGCGAGAACTCGTTGACCTGGTTTCCCAGCATCAGGCCAATGACATCCTCGATGCTGTCACCGGCGGCAAAACTGGCGTCGCCGGCATTCTTGCCATTGCGCAGCACGGTAATCCGGTCGGTAATCTGCTGCAGTTCCTGCAGATAGTGGGAGATGAAGATGATGCCCACTGAGCGATCACGCAGATGCCGGATCGTATCGAAGAGCTGTTCAACCTCATCATTGGCCAGCGGCGCGGTCGGCTCATCGAGGATCAGCACCTTGGGCTCTGCCAGCACGGCGCGGGCTATCTGGATCAGCTGCTGCTGGGCAACGCTCAGCTCGTCAACGAAGGCCGAGGCATCCAGCTCTTGGCCGGTGGTGCGCAGGATGTCGGCTCGGGCCGACTCTTGCACGGTGCGCTCATGGCGCCAGAGCCCGCGGCTCTTGCTCGTGCCCAGATACAGCTGCTCGGCTACGGTCAGGCGTCCGGCCAGATGGCGGTCCTGGTGGATTACCTCGATGCCTAGAGCTTCCGCGTCCGCGGGGCGGCGGATCTGCACCGCGTTGCCAGCCAGTTCGATCTGGCCGGTATCCAGGGTGTACAGGCCGGTGAGGATCTTGATCAGCGTGGACTTGCCGGCACCGTTTTCGCCGACTAAGCCCAGGACTTCGCCGGCCCGGAGCTGCAGGTGGACATCGTCGAGCACCTTCACGGCTCCGAAGGATTTGTTGATCCCGGCCATGCTCAGCAATGCATTAGATGCCGTTGTCATTGCGCACCTGATTCACGTTGTCCTTGTCGACAAAAATCGGCTCAGCATAGCTGGTGCTCGGAACCTTGTCGGTTTGCCCATCGAGGAACAGGGCGATGTTGGTGGCCGAGGTAGCCGCAATCTGCTTGGTGGGCTGGGCGACAGTGAACTGGTAGGAGCTCTGCGGGTCCGCGATCAGATCCAAGGCTCCGGGTTCCGCGTCGACGCCATAGAGCTTGATGTCATTATCGGTGGGGTCGATGGCCTGCGCCGCTCCGATCAGCGGCATGTCCCAGCACGACCAGATCGCGTCGACTTCGCCCTCGGGCAGCCTGCGCAGCTGATCCTGGATCTGGTTCTTGGCATCCTCGATGGTGCCCTCGTACTTGTCCTGGAGTTCAGGGGTGATCTTCTCGATATTC harbors:
- a CDS encoding sugar ABC transporter ATP-binding protein, translating into MTTASNALLSMAGINKSFGAVKVLDDVHLQLRAGEVLGLVGENGAGKSTLIKILTGLYTLDTGQIELAGNAVQIRRPADAEALGIEVIHQDRHLAGRLTVAEQLYLGTSKSRGLWRHERTVQESARADILRTTGQELDASAFVDELSVAQQQLIQIARAVLAEPKVLILDEPTAPLANDEVEQLFDTIRHLRDRSVGIIFISHYLQELQQITDRITVLRNGKNAGDASFAAGDSIEDVIGLMLGNQVNEFSHQKREAPAQQGEPALELSNLSVAGKLSDINLSVAPGEIVAVTGLVGSGIEVLADAVTGNQPHAGTALLHGHPVKSAADFAARAGAYVPSNRHQDGIFLRNTVRENIAAASLRKLGRRLGLLDARKERAAASELVQRLDIRPADPEAVASGLSGGNQQKAVLARWLAKGSDVLVLDQPTSGVDVGSRAHIYAQINQLVDDGAAALMVSVDLEEVAGLADRVLVLYRGRIIAELSSAEVTTERILQLASSGQGTGTPREEVNA